The Bacillus thuringiensis region TCAGGGAAGCAAGAAGTATATGGATTTAAAAATAAAGTGGATGGCGATATTCAATCTTACAAAAAAAGAGGGAGATAGCATGAGTTTTAAGATGTCACGTAAACAATATGCTGATTTATATGGTCCAACTACAGGAGATTCTATTCGTTTAGCGGATACACAATTATTCGCACATATTGATCGAAATTACACCGTATATGGTGATGAAGCTGTCTTTGGTGGAGGAAAATCAATTAGGGATGGTATGGGACAAAATTCGCAACTTACAAGGGAACAGGGTGTTGTGGATGTTGTTATTACCAATGCAATTATTATTGATTATACAGGAGTATATAAAGCGGATATTGGTATAAAAGATGGAAAGATTTCAGCAATTGGTAAGAGTGGTAATCCTTCAGTTATGGATAATATTGATATCATCATTGGAACATCAACGGAAGTAATTTCTGGTGAGCGGAAAATCGTTACAGCTGGAGGTATTGATACACACGTGCATTTCATATCCCCACAACAAATTGATACAGCATTAGCTTCAGGTATAACAACTTTAATTGGTGGGGGAACAGGACCGGCAGAAGGGACTAAGGCAACTACAATAACACCTGGATCTTGGAACTTAAGAAAAATGCTAGAAGCAGCAGAAGCTTTTCCTGTAAACCTTGGGTTTTTAGGGAAAGGAAATAGTTCAAGTCTACCTGCCCTGGAAGAACAAATATTTGCAGGGGCTATCGGATTGAAAATCCATGAAGATTGGGGAGCGACTTCTTCAGCAATTAATCACTCGTTACAGATTGCTGATAAATATGATATTCAAGTCGCTATTCATACGGATACTTTAAATGAATGTGGTTTTGTGGAAGAAACGATAAAAGCTATTGATAATCGTGTTATTCATACGTACCACACTGAAGGAGCTGGAGGTGGGCATGCACCAGATATTATAAAGATTGCTGCGCTGAATAATATTTTACCATCTTCAACGAACCCGACCTTGCCATATACAGTGAATACGTTGGATGAACATTTAGATATGCTCATGGTATGTCATCATTTAAAAGCGAATATTCCAGAAGATGTAATGTTTGCAGATTCAAGGATTCGAAAAGAAACAATCGCGGCAGAGGATATTTTGCAAGATCTAGGGGTTTTCAGCATGATTAGCTCTGACTCACAGGCGATGGGAAGGGTTGGCG contains the following coding sequences:
- the ureC gene encoding urease subunit alpha; its protein translation is MSFKMSRKQYADLYGPTTGDSIRLADTQLFAHIDRNYTVYGDEAVFGGGKSIRDGMGQNSQLTREQGVVDVVITNAIIIDYTGVYKADIGIKDGKISAIGKSGNPSVMDNIDIIIGTSTEVISGERKIVTAGGIDTHVHFISPQQIDTALASGITTLIGGGTGPAEGTKATTITPGSWNLRKMLEAAEAFPVNLGFLGKGNSSSLPALEEQIFAGAIGLKIHEDWGATSSAINHSLQIADKYDIQVAIHTDTLNECGFVEETIKAIDNRVIHTYHTEGAGGGHAPDIIKIAALNNILPSSTNPTLPYTVNTLDEHLDMLMVCHHLKANIPEDVMFADSRIRKETIAAEDILQDLGVFSMISSDSQAMGRVGEVIIRNWQTADKMKKQIGSLEGDKEYNDNNRIQRYIAKYTINPAITHGISEYVGSIEVGKYADLVIWDPQFFGVKPDMVLKNGMVVMALMGDENASIPTPQPYYEKKMFGAYGKAVQSSSITFVSKVAYENNIKEKLGLNKVVLPVKNTREISKRDMKLNNATPKIEVDPQTYEVKVDGQVITCEAVDILPMAQRYFLF